In one Niveibacterium umoris genomic region, the following are encoded:
- a CDS encoding response regulator, whose amino-acid sequence MKLPQLDLTQIRVLIADQQSSVRTWLRTQLALIGIQQASMAANATDLLRHCKTGGFDVVLCDHHLDNQKDGVDLLEDLRYQSLLPLSSVFMIVTGERTYKRVISAVEFAPDDYLIKPFSANDLSHRVMAALMKKQILKDVFARLAVHDYPGVIEACDKVIAGKTHHTLDALRIKAEALLTLERLDEAAEIYASVSTQRAVPWARMGFAMVLQKRGLIDEAAAEATKLNTDCPEFLSVYDFLARTHEQRGDLAAAMEYLERADALSPANTERLRHLGKLASETGDHPRAAAAMRKVVDRTHKSGRGKLDDHLTLMKNLVEENTRKEADERLKTMRNSFSDTPEGIIATEVAIARQRHIAGDTDAANQAIDRALATHQETPDIAPTIAVDLAEVCVDTGRTDDALKVAERIGEGAGSLDASLRRRLGRLRPDTPPPASASVTPPPMQATPPAPVEIPATEAPAESLADEIETARLLKALANALASLDAKWDEAEAAACRELLIDTFSVAPREREVIQAHIRYDRIAARNGADRHKPTTRKAIENPAANS is encoded by the coding sequence CCTGGCTGCGCACCCAGCTGGCACTGATCGGCATTCAGCAGGCGAGCATGGCCGCCAACGCCACCGACTTGCTGAGGCACTGCAAGACCGGCGGCTTCGACGTGGTGCTGTGCGACCACCACCTCGACAACCAGAAGGACGGCGTCGATCTGCTGGAGGACCTGCGCTACCAGAGCCTGCTGCCGCTCTCCTCGGTATTCATGATCGTCACCGGCGAGCGCACCTACAAACGCGTGATTTCTGCTGTCGAGTTCGCCCCGGACGACTATCTGATCAAGCCCTTCTCCGCCAACGACCTCAGTCACCGGGTCATGGCGGCGCTGATGAAGAAGCAGATCCTCAAGGATGTGTTCGCGCGCCTCGCCGTGCATGACTATCCGGGTGTGATCGAAGCCTGCGACAAGGTCATCGCCGGAAAGACGCACCACACGCTGGATGCGCTACGGATCAAGGCCGAAGCCTTGCTCACGCTGGAGCGCCTGGACGAGGCCGCGGAAATCTACGCTTCGGTATCGACTCAGCGTGCCGTGCCGTGGGCGCGCATGGGTTTTGCGATGGTGCTGCAGAAGCGCGGGCTGATCGACGAGGCCGCGGCAGAGGCGACGAAGCTCAACACCGATTGCCCGGAGTTCCTCTCGGTCTATGACTTCCTCGCCCGCACCCATGAACAGCGCGGTGATCTGGCGGCGGCCATGGAATACCTGGAGCGTGCCGACGCGCTTTCGCCGGCCAACACCGAGCGACTGCGCCATCTCGGCAAGCTCGCCTCTGAAACCGGCGACCACCCGCGCGCTGCGGCCGCCATGCGCAAGGTAGTCGACCGTACCCACAAAAGCGGCCGCGGCAAGCTCGACGATCACCTCACGCTGATGAAGAACCTTGTCGAGGAAAACACCCGCAAGGAAGCCGACGAGCGCCTCAAGACCATGCGCAACAGCTTTTCGGACACCCCCGAAGGCATCATCGCAACCGAAGTCGCGATTGCAAGGCAGCGGCACATTGCCGGAGACACCGACGCGGCGAATCAGGCGATCGACCGCGCGCTGGCCACGCATCAGGAGACGCCCGACATCGCTCCCACGATCGCAGTTGATCTCGCCGAAGTCTGTGTCGACACCGGACGCACCGACGACGCACTGAAAGTTGCCGAACGCATCGGCGAAGGGGCTGGTTCGCTCGACGCCAGCCTGCGGCGGCGACTCGGACGCCTGCGCCCCGACACGCCCCCCCCGGCATCCGCCTCGGTGACGCCGCCGCCAATGCAGGCAACTCCGCCCGCGCCGGTCGAAATTCCCGCAACCGAAGCGCCAGCGGAAAGCCTTGCCGACGAGATCGAAACCGCGCGCCTGCTCAAGGCCCTCGCGAACGCGCTGGCCTCGCTCGACGCAAAATGGGACGAAGCCGAAGCTGCTGCGTGCCGGGAATTGCTGATCGACACTTTCAGCGTCGCCCCGCGCGAGCGCGAGGTGATCCAGGCGCATATCCGCTATGACCGGATCGCCGCACGAAATGGCGCCGATCGCCATAAGCCGACGACCCGCAAGGCCATCGAAAACCCAGCCGCAAACAGCTGA
- a CDS encoding HU family DNA-binding protein encodes MTRKRTRIMNKSELIDALAAKTGFTKTDSAKALDGLLDVVTETLAAGDEISLVGFGSFSVSKRAARTGRNPKTGEAIQIAASKAPTFSAGAKLKAAVNK; translated from the coding sequence ATAACCCGGAAAAGAACCCGAATCATGAACAAATCCGAACTCATCGACGCGCTGGCCGCCAAGACCGGCTTCACCAAGACCGACTCCGCCAAGGCCCTCGACGGCCTGCTGGACGTCGTCACCGAGACCCTGGCCGCTGGCGACGAAATCTCCCTGGTTGGCTTCGGCTCCTTCTCGGTCAGCAAGCGCGCCGCCCGCACCGGCCGCAACCCGAAGACCGGCGAAGCGATCCAGATCGCTGCTTCGAAGGCCCCGACGTTCAGCGCCGGCGCCAAGCTGAAGGCCGCGGTCAACAAGTAA
- a CDS encoding nucleotidyltransferase domain-containing protein translates to MIRFAHHQHTVNNVLQHFAGHQSVEAVLLAGSIAHGYARAESDVDVLILVTAEEFARRQAECALTLYDPALATYAGGYVDGKFIHRGFIEQVARSGSDAARYAFKDARVLWSRIDDLEQLVADASRYPVADKAERLARFFAQLEAWHWYAQEALRVDNAYLLTVACAKLALFGARLVLAENEWLFPFHKWLLRELAAVPEQPAGLVEALDDLMRRPDAQRIECFYTLVRGFRPWPEGPAPWPMRFMRDSELNWMGGTPPVDDL, encoded by the coding sequence GTGATTCGTTTCGCGCATCATCAACACACTGTTAACAACGTGCTGCAGCACTTTGCCGGGCATCAATCGGTCGAGGCCGTCCTGCTCGCCGGTTCGATCGCGCATGGCTATGCGCGCGCCGAGTCGGATGTCGATGTGCTGATTCTCGTGACGGCGGAGGAATTCGCGCGTCGGCAGGCCGAGTGCGCATTGACGCTTTACGACCCGGCGCTTGCGACGTATGCCGGTGGCTACGTCGACGGCAAGTTCATCCATCGCGGCTTCATCGAGCAGGTGGCGCGTTCGGGCAGCGACGCTGCGCGCTATGCGTTCAAGGACGCGCGGGTGCTGTGGTCGCGGATCGACGATCTTGAGCAACTTGTCGCCGATGCGTCGCGCTACCCGGTTGCGGACAAGGCCGAGCGGCTCGCGCGCTTCTTTGCGCAACTGGAGGCGTGGCACTGGTACGCGCAGGAGGCGCTCCGCGTCGACAACGCGTATCTGCTGACGGTGGCCTGTGCCAAGCTGGCCCTCTTCGGCGCTCGCCTCGTGCTGGCTGAGAACGAGTGGCTCTTTCCGTTTCACAAGTGGTTGCTGCGCGAACTGGCGGCAGTCCCCGAGCAGCCGGCTGGCCTCGTCGAGGCGCTCGATGACCTGATGCGCCGGCCCGACGCGCAGCGGATCGAATGTTTCTATACGCTGGTGCGCGGCTTCCGCCCATGGCCCGAAGGGCCGGCGCCGTGGCCGATGCGATTCATGCGTGACAGCGAACTCAACTGGATGGGTGGCACGCCGCCGGTGGACGACCTGTGA
- the ssb gene encoding single-stranded DNA-binding protein, with protein MASVNKVILVGNLGADPETRYAPSGDAICNIRIATTDTWRDKATGEKKEATEWHRVAFFGKLAEIAGQYLKKGSSVYIEGSLRTRKWQDKEGRDQYTTEIRADQMQMLGGRGGMGGEGGGSRGGDDYSQAPRGNNQGGGNARPQSRPAPAPAPSQGGNNFGDFDDDIPF; from the coding sequence ATGGCTTCTGTGAACAAGGTAATCCTCGTCGGCAACCTCGGCGCCGACCCGGAGACCCGCTACGCCCCGAGCGGCGACGCGATCTGCAACATCCGTATCGCGACCACCGACACCTGGCGCGACAAGGCGACCGGCGAAAAGAAGGAAGCCACCGAATGGCACCGCGTCGCCTTCTTCGGCAAGCTCGCCGAGATCGCCGGCCAGTACCTGAAGAAGGGTTCGTCGGTGTATATCGAAGGCAGCCTGCGCACCCGCAAGTGGCAGGACAAGGAAGGCCGTGACCAATACACCACCGAAATCCGCGCCGACCAGATGCAGATGCTGGGTGGGCGTGGCGGCATGGGCGGCGAAGGTGGCGGGTCGCGCGGTGGTGACGATTACAGTCAGGCGCCGCGCGGCAACAACCAGGGCGGCGGCAACGCGCGTCCGCAGTCGCGCCCGGCGCCCGCGCCGGCCCCCAGCCAAGGCGGCAATAATTTCGGCGACTTCGACGACGATATTCCCTTCTAG
- a CDS encoding TnsA endonuclease N-terminal domain-containing protein — protein sequence MAGTKARRPSPKIVERWIEAGFGQGAGMAYKPFVFVRDVPSIGASNTVKSWATGRNHHYLSRQEFKVHLVAEYCSSILDIREQFALLPWDETQSIARQLGIKHPRYPATTTPTVITTDLLLTMKRPDGMELIAVSVKLTKDLEPRVLEKLLIERLYWNRRGIRWILATEKNIPNVRAENLLFFEMALNDDRATKSGVDPAHFSRQFEANHSPNRCFNNVLSKTSRDLSLDIQTGHALLGTAVWKRASRIDIDTARLDHRSPVVLISR from the coding sequence ATGGCTGGAACCAAGGCACGCCGCCCCTCGCCGAAAATTGTTGAACGCTGGATCGAGGCTGGCTTCGGCCAGGGAGCCGGTATGGCGTACAAGCCCTTCGTGTTCGTCCGCGACGTTCCTTCGATCGGGGCTTCCAATACCGTCAAGAGTTGGGCTACTGGGCGAAATCATCATTACTTGTCGAGACAGGAATTCAAGGTCCATCTCGTCGCCGAATATTGCTCCTCCATACTCGACATCCGGGAGCAATTTGCCCTCCTGCCGTGGGACGAAACACAGTCGATCGCCCGCCAGTTGGGGATCAAACACCCGAGGTATCCGGCCACCACTACGCCCACCGTCATCACAACCGACCTGCTGCTGACGATGAAGCGACCCGATGGAATGGAGTTGATCGCCGTCAGCGTCAAGCTCACCAAGGACCTAGAGCCTCGCGTCCTGGAAAAATTGCTCATCGAACGCCTCTATTGGAACCGCCGCGGAATCCGCTGGATCCTCGCCACTGAAAAGAACATCCCGAATGTTCGGGCAGAGAATCTCCTATTTTTCGAGATGGCCCTCAACGACGACCGGGCAACAAAATCCGGCGTTGATCCGGCCCATTTCAGCCGGCAATTTGAAGCAAACCATAGCCCGAACCGTTGCTTCAACAACGTCCTGAGCAAGACTAGCCGTGACCTGAGTCTCGATATCCAGACAGGTCACGCCTTGCTGGGCACCGCGGTCTGGAAGCGAGCCAGCCGTATCGACATCGATACGGCGCGGCTGGACCATCGTTCACCTGTCGTGCTTATTTCAAGGTAG
- a CDS encoding Mu transposase C-terminal domain-containing protein produces MFAIHDVFQPTTPLPKINGPVRVIETVGREKIILIEVGEAANSLPFTISYRDWLEHLKSDALRKIADPYLMIPPTPGKLPKGATERYKNILKATEIFAREPALLHTRKTLAGAIADIAKSMGLNGRTIKRWLCAWLRSGRNPGAVLRAFLDGDADRLVKPQERGKKRGVTGRVPKSASDAPAHEVMASIVKAWDLYVVKQKKKWLDAYHDMLIDIYRIPASAFSPNDSGYFLDPALIDKYRAPTWPQTRYRFRQLKKAAFQRDAELPRGNRGKATDDAIGPGFFEIDATYFQIQLVSRLTKGKLVGRPTVYLIVDIYSGAIVGYSVTLENPSWATAALALYNCFSDKGAVFERLGLPYEAKDWPCRELPNMLRADRAELVSNMGQEFPASGIRVETPPPMTPEAKGTVEGKHAEIKNPQRGRFDLPGRFAKIRKRRDPDGKKAAALDILEFERILVEIIMDINREPVEAKRIPPDALPEGAKVASRIGFYEWGLTHRAGFTRKMGSHFVYEHLLTTTRATVTSQGIHAKGEVFNCDRLRELGYLAAAIDDKVKLSVAYNPLLASEVYFYDRKGSSWTPAFNTDPEIYRLKASFAEAASYRGWQEVLTRQAAFNAHGKRRERQAFIRQTIKDAVKGKKETPIKTSAAKAGIRENRAQERANERSPGLNESLPTTLLLETVAPPAASAVADSSVKPSTADKFKQLWSKVDAISKT; encoded by the coding sequence ATGTTTGCCATCCACGATGTTTTCCAACCGACAACACCTTTGCCGAAGATCAACGGCCCGGTGCGCGTCATCGAAACAGTGGGGCGCGAAAAAATCATCCTCATCGAGGTCGGGGAAGCAGCCAACTCACTCCCCTTCACCATCAGCTACCGCGACTGGCTTGAGCACCTCAAATCCGACGCGCTGCGAAAAATTGCAGACCCCTACCTGATGATTCCTCCCACCCCTGGAAAGCTGCCCAAAGGCGCGACAGAACGTTACAAAAACATCCTTAAAGCCACGGAGATCTTTGCGAGAGAACCCGCCTTGCTGCACACACGCAAGACGTTGGCCGGTGCCATTGCCGACATCGCAAAGTCGATGGGGCTCAACGGCAGAACGATCAAGCGCTGGCTCTGTGCATGGCTGCGCTCCGGGCGGAACCCGGGGGCAGTGCTACGGGCATTCCTTGACGGAGATGCCGACCGGTTAGTGAAACCCCAAGAGCGGGGAAAGAAGCGCGGCGTCACCGGACGGGTTCCGAAGTCGGCTTCTGACGCTCCGGCCCATGAAGTCATGGCCAGCATCGTCAAGGCCTGGGATCTGTACGTCGTGAAGCAGAAGAAGAAATGGCTTGACGCTTACCACGACATGCTCATCGATATCTACAGGATACCCGCCAGCGCCTTCTCGCCAAACGACAGCGGGTACTTCTTGGACCCCGCCCTGATTGATAAATACCGCGCGCCAACCTGGCCCCAGACTCGGTATCGTTTCCGCCAGCTCAAAAAGGCAGCCTTCCAGCGAGATGCCGAACTGCCTCGCGGCAATCGAGGCAAGGCTACCGATGACGCCATCGGTCCGGGATTCTTCGAGATCGATGCCACCTACTTCCAGATCCAGCTCGTGTCCCGACTGACCAAGGGCAAGCTCGTCGGCAGACCTACCGTGTATCTCATCGTGGACATCTATTCCGGGGCCATCGTCGGCTACTCCGTCACCCTGGAAAACCCAAGCTGGGCAACCGCCGCTCTGGCGCTATACAACTGCTTCAGCGACAAAGGGGCGGTGTTCGAGCGGCTGGGCCTCCCCTATGAAGCTAAGGACTGGCCGTGTCGGGAATTGCCCAATATGCTGCGGGCCGACCGTGCCGAACTCGTCTCGAACATGGGGCAGGAGTTTCCCGCTTCCGGCATTCGGGTCGAAACGCCACCTCCCATGACACCGGAAGCGAAAGGGACTGTGGAAGGCAAACACGCCGAAATCAAGAACCCACAGAGAGGCCGCTTCGACCTCCCCGGCCGTTTCGCCAAAATTCGCAAGCGTCGCGACCCCGATGGCAAGAAAGCCGCAGCCCTAGACATCCTCGAATTCGAGCGCATTCTGGTCGAAATCATCATGGACATCAATCGCGAACCCGTCGAGGCAAAACGCATTCCGCCGGATGCGCTGCCGGAAGGTGCGAAAGTGGCAAGCCGCATAGGCTTCTACGAATGGGGCCTAACGCATCGCGCCGGATTCACTCGCAAAATGGGGTCGCACTTCGTTTACGAACATCTCCTCACTACAACGCGGGCAACGGTCACGTCCCAGGGCATCCACGCCAAGGGCGAAGTTTTCAATTGCGATCGCCTGCGCGAACTCGGCTATCTGGCTGCGGCCATCGACGACAAGGTCAAACTGTCTGTCGCCTACAATCCGCTATTGGCGTCCGAAGTCTACTTCTACGACCGGAAAGGCAGCTCCTGGACACCCGCCTTTAACACCGACCCCGAAATCTACCGTCTCAAGGCTTCGTTTGCTGAAGCGGCAAGTTATCGCGGCTGGCAGGAGGTACTGACTCGCCAGGCGGCCTTCAATGCCCATGGCAAGCGGCGTGAACGCCAGGCGTTCATCCGTCAGACAATCAAGGATGCGGTCAAGGGGAAGAAGGAAACACCGATCAAAACCAGTGCGGCCAAAGCCGGAATTCGCGAAAACAGAGCCCAGGAACGGGCCAACGAGCGCTCCCCCGGGTTGAATGAATCGCTGCCGACGACGTTGCTACTTGAAACAGTCGCCCCTCCCGCAGCCAGCGCCGTTGCCGACTCCTC